TCTCGCCGTCTCGCTCATGTCCGATCAGGTCCGGACACGCTAATCGGTCACTCTCCGGCGCCCGGATTTCGTCCGACCTGCCGGGTCCGTTTTTATTCGTTTGCTGCCGAGAAGAGCGAGCGAGGGAAACAGATGTGTGAAGTATGAACCCGTATCATGAGTTCATGACCAGTTGGATGTCACGAGACCGTGGCAGTAGCcgcctcgccgggaaacggatGTGCCACTGGCTCAGCGGACTGAGCAAGAGCCGGGGGTCGAGTCGACACGGAACCGAAAACGGAGGATCACATGCCGCGCGTGGGGTTTCTAGCGTGTACCTGCGCCTTTACTATCCTTTTTTACCCAGACCGTCGTCCTTCAAGTAGAGTTGTACTACAAGGCTACAACATGGCCTACCAGCATTATTAAGACTCTGTTTGGTTTGAGGGATTTTTGCATAAGTCACTAGGACTTTTGGGACTAAACAACCAAACGGGAGAGAATTTTTGGGGCTAAAAGTCTGTTGGGGACTAAATCTTGAGAAGTCCCTCGAGAGGTGCTTTTTGGGACTTAGTCCACCCTGCCCCTAGTCCACGCACGATTCCCAGCGCAgcccgacccccccccccccccccccgccgcaaGGCCCCGTGACCCTCCCGCTCCTCGTGACCCCCTCCCGCTCCCCTCTCCCAGTTCGCGAAACCAGCgcaagggccgccgccggcgaccacgcTCCACCCGCTCGTGCCCGCCGCGCCCGCAAATCCACGCAGgtccagtggcggcggcggtgctccgagCTCGGGCCCGTGGCCATGGCGCCCCGCGGAGCTCCCTTCCCCTCCATGGCGCTCCGAGCTCGGCCggcttcctccccctccctcgttCCGGTGCTGTTCCGGTCAGCCTCGAGTGGATCTGCGGCGGCAGAGCTcgtgaagcgccccgacccaaagatcaaggctaagccatgtattaattaccgaataaagtctccggcataatacatgttgcatcaagtggagtccagaatcatacagagctttattcaacaTGTACACGAGGGATAAAGCGACAACAcagagctacacagaacaaccataggataacgacAAGCATGACGGCAtggaggactagctcttcatctatcacggctccactcgatcagcttgggtgcggacatgatctactcgtagtcttctggcacaaaggcAGGATCCTCTAGAGAAAAaaatcaacaagggttgagtacaaaagtacttaGCAAgttccacctcaccctacgggaggggaatgtCATGCACGACACACATTAagcacaatgcattagcaatgcaGCTAATAGTATGCAAcccttcccgacacaacccacagtaggtagctcactagttgtcaggaccacaccgtagccctGTCCATAtcgtggacacggaccattcgaatggattatacactctgcagaggtcgtacactgtgcccacacgctcgactgcccgaacggacaaccgacatagccgacacccagccgtggtctcgccccagcccggccgcacaaaccctcgggccctgaccccaatggtctatacccgtaaaccatccctgcgaccgtcaggctaaccagtgggattaggctaagtccggtccataccggaacctgtggtcgtactaaagtaagctaggtgagatgtcaaaataactcggtccttatggttcaccagggcagcaaccatccctcaacatgtcaactcgagcctaccaccatgGTAGCACTCGcttgccagtctaccaccaaggtagcgccggctccagcacacCCAGCTGCCATGGTCACAGCCAAATCCCTTCGTATCATATtctcagctctggatatgcatgactaatcagatgcatgcatgagcacactcaatcactcaagtactggtatttgtaatcgatcctagacccaggctacagctaaatgtcctcacatggatgcaaccgctcacgtaggggtcgatgaaacttgccttcgcttacgtacgcgtcagcggcggcggcttcctgctcgcggtacgggtcttctggctctgGATCACGGTACTGGCCTTCGtactccttggcaggctcctcctcggtcactccgtgatctacagGCGAAAAcagcacaaccggcaaacaaacgcAAGCAATCAATAACATAAGCTCAAATGgatatgaaaataggaggaatagatagtatatgatttgaggagagtttaggaaaaagagttacgtgaaaaggagttgatatgaaggagatattgagtttacagtgTTGGTTGGTATTTAATTCCGATAATAGAATGATTTAGATTAAGTCCTCACGGCctggtgggtgttttgggcctttattagtgttgtggagttaatggtcggggagctgtctgccatctcaccttggcgcggaacagctcgaggaaaagggtcaactgttggagcttcgtctcgtgagtgagctgggctcgtgaggagtggttcagctagcggagcgaagcggctcggtgtgcttgggctggtgacggggctcgtcacggcctcgctccttttataggcgagggaagcggcggcggcgtcacgtagggacgggcgacggcgtgggctgcggcagctcgtcatcaacgcgaacagtggcagcactgaaggcgcgagcgtcgaggcggcaaagccggcgaggacgctgcagcggcgtggacGAGGTGGGGACGCAggggtgggcggcacggcatggtgccggcggcagtgcgcggtcccgtcgtggggccggcgtgtcgcgcgtgcgcgagcgagagcgagcgcgggtgaggacggcaGGGAGGGGGCATCAGGCTTCTTTTATAGACGAGGTGAGGCGGTTCGCGTGGCGGAAAATAATCTCGGGCGGCACTGTGCGTGACGACCCCGATTTATGGCGAGGTGGGTGCTGTCATATTAGCATGACAGGTTATTTAATATTGTGAGCACTCTTGCCGGCTTCCAGGAAATGGAGtgagtgctgccatgacgggttatttcaaggtcaatggtgtgggtacactgtggcttccaggggatgatgaagttatggcgaaAGAGGTAGGCGCTGCCATGATTGTCTGTCAATTATGGCGTGGTACGTTGCCGTCGCGGCGTGAGTAATAGCGAGTAGGTGCCGCCATCGATTGACTATGAGTTGTGGCGTGGTACGGTGACTCGAGAGGCTTctatggaaagagacgagatgataTTTGTCGCAGGTGCAAACATGCATATGCTGGTTACttggagggaacgaatgtactaacacaaggcaagagtataaaatagtttgcctagtaattatgtaatacctcatataatcgttagtattattttacgttactagtttaattgcaacataaatTTTAtcttagtgattgttggaaattgaggtggccctaatatccactaagttgaggatctacccctatgacacaccaactcacttcagagtcggtcagcttctagttacttagtgtaccgggtccttttgacagcagggccgccttttgcttccgggaggcagagcctaccaacagatgaagctggctttcgggtggcagagccaaccttcgatgaatcacaacttatacactaagtacttaagtTTAACCgagagactaacacttataaagacgcttatcttattggagcaacaaagttacaaaggaacacacacctttTAGTGGCTAGTCTAGCACTCACCCTTCTAGTCCTACCACAACTCATCTACCTTGCTCATGGATGGATGCCATGGCAAGGAGGAgagctctatttataggccaagggGAACCATGGTATTAGGACAAGTGTCCCCCTTCTAGAGAATTCCAAAATATTCtaacattttcaaaattttacttattactaattctagagTACTCCATGGAAAATATCTCATTCTTGCTTAGTGGAGAATGTTTTAGAGTGTTGCCTTGCATTCCTTTCAATAGTGATGAAAACTGGAATGTTACAGCTCGGCCGGCCTCCTTCTCGAGctcggaggccatggcggcggcggccatggcgggcctcGAGCTCGGGCCGTGGAGGGAGGCGCGCCATGGCCTCCGAACCGAGGCGAGTCGTGCACCCGCGCAAGGGCCGCCGGCAACGCCGGCCACGCGatcccaccgccggcgaccccgctcCACCCCCGCCCGCAGATCCACCCGCAACCGCCCACCCGCTGCCCGCGCATCCCACCTCGACCGCGCATCCCAcctcgcccgcgcccgcgcccgcagaTCTCGGCGCCGCAAGCCGTGCGTCCGCCATGGCTGCAGTCCCCGTGGCCTCTCGGGCCTTCTCCGCCGCGGCCTGCGCGCCGCACGCGCCGGCGCCCTTGGCCTCGGTGCTTCTCCACCGCGGTGCGCGCGGCCTCCGCGTCCGGCCTCCCCATGCTTCTCCACCGCGGTGCGCGCGGCCTCCGCGTCCGGCCTCCCCATCTCCTCCTGTCGCGCCAGATGGACGCGGGCTTGGCCGCCACCCTCATGCGGAGACGCGCGGGTGGCGCCGCCCTGATCGCCGCCACTGTTGTGAAGCATGGGTGCGATGGGGCCGCCATTGTGTTCGATGAAATGCCTCACCCGGTGGACGGCTTGTGTTTGGTGAGGTCTAGGAGGAGGGGTGGAGCTGGACTCATTCATGCAGGGGTAATTTGGTCTTTTCTGCATCTCATTGGGACTTTTTTTTATCTCAAACCAAATAGCCCCAGAAATTAAAATTAGCTCAGGGACCGGCCGTGAGAAcgatcgcccccccccccccccccccgaatgcCCGGTCCCCCACACGCATCAAATTTTTTTCCCGGTACAAGGACGCAAACCTTCCTCGTTACGACGCTTTGTGATTGTCGCTCGCAAACTGGGACACGCACGCATTGTCGCAGTCCCTCCCCCCGTATGAGCGCCGCCAGTCCCGCGCACGCCGGCACTCTCGCGACGGAAATCACGCGCCCAAATCTTTTGATCCCCCACTAACCCCGATTCTCTAATCGCGCCCTCGTACCGGACCCCAGCCACGTACGCAGCGCGGCCACCCGGCttgtggccggcgcggcgcagcAGGTGCGCGAGCGATGCGAGTGCGCGCGCTCCCACGACACACGCTGACTGCCTGCCTGCCCACACGGGACGCGCCCGGCCCGAtgcgcgcaggcgcaggcatAAAAAGGCTGCCGGGCGTTGGCGGCACGCGGGCGCTCCACGTTGTTCCGGAACTTCCCGTCCCGCCCGCGcgaccaccgccgcgccggaggGAGCCGGCGTGGACCCGCCCACGCGGCTCATCGGCAACTTCCTCCGGAAGCAGGCGGCGTCCGGCGGCGAGTTGTCGCTCGACCCCGACCTGGACATGGAGGAGCTCGGGAGGGCGGCGCAGCTGCGCGAGCAGCCGTCCTTCTCCAGCTCGCTGGAGCGGGACGCGCGCGTCTCCTTCCGGGAGCCCCAGAAGCGGCGCTCCACGTCGCCGTGTTCCTCCGATTCCGACACCGACGACGGCCggaagcgcggcggcggcgacggcgacgacggtgaCGTGGTTCGCTGCACGTCGTCTTCAACTGCCGCGGGGGCGGGCCCGTTGCTGCGAGCCAAGACGCGCTCCCGGCTCAtggacccgccgccgcagtcgcagccggcgcccgccgcggctCCTGTCATCGACGAGGAGCGGAAACCTTCAATCCCGCGGACACCTACAAAGTCCGGCCAGCTCTTCTCGGGGCTTATGTCTAAAAAATCCGGGCCCATGGGCGGCAAGTCAGGACCcatggacgaggaggaggaggacccatTCGCGGACGAGGACATCCCCGATGACTTCAAGCGTGGGAAGCTGGATGCTCTCACTGTCTTGCAGTGGCTCGGGTTGTTCCTCGTTATCGCAGCATTGGTGTGCAGCGTCACCATAAGGATCTTGTCCGAGAAGAAGGTGCTGGGTTTGCACCTCTGGAAGTGGGAGCTCCTCGTGTTCGTGCTCATCTGCGGCCGTCTCGTCTCCGGATGGGTCATCAGGATTGCTGTGTTCGGCGTCGAGCGCAACTTCTTGCTGCGGAAGCGTGTGCTCTACTTTGTGTATGGCATGCGCAGCGCCGTGCAGAACGCGCTCTGGCTCGGCCTGGTGCTCGCCTCTTGGCACTTCATGTTTGACAAGAACGTGCAGCAGGAAACGAACTCTCCGGTGCTGCCCTACGTGACGAAGATACTATTCTGCTTCCTGGTTGCCACACTCATCCGCCTCGTCAAGACGTTGCTGCTCAAGGTGCTGGCTTTGTCCTTCCTTGTCTCCACATATTTTGATCGGATTCAGGAAGCACTGTTCAACCAGTATGTCATCGAGACACTCTCTGGGCCACCACTAGTGGATGAGAACCATGTGCTTCAGGAGGTTCATGAGCTCCAGGGTGCAGGCGCAACAATACCGAAGGAGCTTCGAGATGCAGTGCCAACCAAGAGTGTGTCTGGGCAAAGGAACATTCAGTTATCAGGGGTCATGCCTAAGGGAGAAGGTAGCAAGCAGTTGTCAAAGGAGAAAGGGGAGGGGATCTCAATTGATATGCTTCATAAGCTCAACCAGAAAAATGTCTCAGCGTGGAACATGAAGAGGTTGATGAGGATTGTTCGGTTTGGGACACTGACAACTATGGATGAGCAGATACAGCAGGCAACGGGTGAGGGGGATGAATCAGCGACACAGATACGCAGTGAATACGAGGCAAAGATAGCTGCCAAGAAGATATTTAACAATGTAGCAACTCCAGGCTCCAAGTAAGTCTTTCTTTATTATCTTAGTAAGATAAGATGTTCATATCTCTTAACTTGCTGGTTTCATTTGGGCAATTTTCTGTCATCGTTGTATAAAACAACTATCGGTTATCTGAAATAGAAAAATCAGGTTATGATATGAAGTGATGGTGTAATATTTCTTAGTGGTAATACCATTCGTGTTGCGTGGTAACATTTAGAAGGAACTGCAGAATTTCAGAAGAACTATTGATAAAAATACTCTTTCTTTCTTTATATCCCAAGTGTTGAAGTTCATTGTGTAACACATATTCAAAATATTGGTCTTCATTGTGTGAACCATGCAGGTACATATACTTGTCAGACTTGATGAGATTCATGAGGCGGGAAGAGGCCATCAAAGCGATGAATCTTTTCGAAGGAGCACAGGAGCACAACAGGGTCAGCAAGAGGTCTCTCAAGAATTGGGTGGTAATAATCTTGTCACTAAAAGTAGCAATATGGAGTTATCATTAGCTCTGAAGATGACTAACTTAACATTGTTCTATGGATTCTTATGTAGGTGAATGCCTTTAGAGAGCGCAAAGCTCTTGCCCTTACACTTAATGATACAAAAACTGCAGTAAACAAGCTGAACCAGATGGCTAATGTCGTTGTGGGGATCGTTGTGTTTGCGCTCTGGCTTTTTATTCTGGGTATAGCGACAACACATTTCTTTGTCTTCCTCAGTTCACAGATTCTCCTGACAGTTTTCGTGTTTGGGAATACACTGAAGACAGTTTTTGAGGCAATTGTCTTCTTGTTCATGATGCATCCTTTTGATGTTGGTGATCGTTGTGAGATTGAAGATGTTCAGGTAGATGAAAGCTTCTTGCTCTTCACCTATTGAATATATCATTGCACTGATTCGCTGAAGTTTTCACTACCTTGATTTCAGATGGTTGTTGAGGAAATGAATATCATGACTACAGTGTTTCTCCGATATGATAACCTGAAGATCTATTATCCAAACAGTGTACTTGCAACCAAACCAATTATGAATTTTTACAGAAGTCCTGACATGGGAGAAGGAATTGACTTCTCCATTCACGTTGCAACACCCGTAGAGAAACTGGCTCTCATGAAGGAACGCATACTACGGTATGCATCAGTCTTTATCAGTTGTTTTGCTAAAAAATCAGACTTGACAAGAAACCCCTCCTTATTTGAAACAAGACTTCAACAACAAAAAATAACTTGAAAAAAAATGTAGTGTGAAGGCGGCAAATAATTCGGAAGCGGTGTTAGAAGTTCATAGCTAATTAGCAGCTATTGCATCATGCATTTCATTTGCCACACATTTTACTGCATTGAGCAGTTGAGTTAGCTAACTTCTTCATATGTAAATTGCAGTTACATTGACAACAAGGAGGAGCACTGGTACCCAGGTGCTATGGTCGTCCTCCGGGACGTTGATGACACCAACAAGCTGAAGGTATCAATTTGGCTTCGGCACACGCTCAACTTCCAGGACATGGGCATGAGGTGGGTGAGGCGCGAGCTCGTGCTCCAGGAGATGATCAGAGTCTTGAAGGATCTCGAGATAGAGTACCGGATGCTGCCACTCGATGTTAACGTGCGGACTGCGCCCCCGATCCAATCCACAAGGATGCCCACAACATGGAGTTATTCGTGAGGCAATGTCAAGGCCGGACCTTTCGTCCGTGAGGTTGCAGATGAGCGACATACTACGTTCCTCCATGGATCTGGTGGTTTTCAGCTGCAAAGACTTGGTGGGAGCTCGAGTGGTCTAAACTGCAGGTGCATGGTAGCGACTAGGGCTAGAGAACAGCAGATTAGCTTGGTAGAGAGCTGATAGTGGTGCCTCCTGCAGCCGTCACTTGTGCCTGTGCACCCTATAATTACTGTACTCTGTTGCGTGGTCATACCTTTCGATTTTGTACATCGGATGCAAAATGGTGGCTGAGAGAGTGATAATGATGGCAAgtatacccgcaaaaaaaaatgatggcaAGTATGGATGGTACTACTATTGTGGACGCGAACTTGTGACTACTTATTCCAGCGCAGCTATTCCCAGCTGCTGTCGCCGTCGTGAAGATGTTAGCGCCGGCCAGTTGCTAGAACGGGTATGAGGATGCTGGATGCGATAGCGGCATTGGCAATGAAGACGGTGGTGGAGAGATGAGGATGCAGTGAAGTTTTGAACAATCTCCTACAGAATCCAGCCTCAGAAAATTAACCTTACATCTTACCCGAAGGGAATATGTTTCCAAGTCCATCTCAGACCTAATCAATCTTTCTACATCGTGGTGAATTTCATGTAAAACTACAACAGAACAACCAAATCCAGAAAGAACTGAACGTACTACTGAGGACTAGCCTGAATAATTGGATGAGAAATTAATCTCTTTTTAAGGAGAAAACTCTGCTTATATTGAAAGCGATAAGTTTGGGTACAACTGACTGGGGATACCAGCTAACCATGGGAACAAAAGAAAAAGCAAGACCCAAAAAAAACACTACTCTCTAGAAGTCTAGAGTTCCACAATGTCAGACGGAACAACGCGAACTGGGGAGTAAGTATTGAGCCGATGAGAAATTAATCTATAGGTCTTGCATCCAGTAATCAGTAACATCTTATTTTACCAACGTACTACTGTCGCTGTCTACAAAAACTTCAACGGAGACATCAACAGAAAGTTCGAAGTTCTGAACATCTATATCAGGGGTGAGAACTCTACCGGATGAATCTCTCGCCAAGTTACGAATTCGAGCCTCTAAACATCTATAGAAGAGGGATTATAATTTCGGCAAATAGAGCTATCACCGATTCTAAAGAACCATATACTACATGTCTCTTGCTCCAATGTTCAGTACCAACTGAGATCGCGCACTCTTCATGGCGCTGCCGCAGCATCCTGGAGCTCAAACCCTCTCTCCGCCGCGTAGTCCACGAAGCTGTACAGGGGCAGCACCCGGTCACCGTACTTGTCCGCGAACCTGTCGGCCTCCGTCTTGGCCTGGGCCTTGAGCTCCTCCACGATGCCGAGCGCGCGGTCCATGCCCAGCGCGCGCAGGACGCTGGCGTTGCTCCTCATCTTGCCGTTCCCTGACGCGCTCCGGATGTCGTCGACGAGCTCGTACAGGACGCCGATGGTGCGGCCGTAGCGCCGCAGCGCGGCCTCCTCGTCGGGCCCGGCCCCACCGAGCATGGCGCCGCAGGCCGCGGAGCACTCGGCCATCTCGCCGAACTTCTTCGTCAGGACCTGCATGACCTCGGCCTCGCCgagggcggtggcgccggccagATCGAGGAACTGGCCCGCCGCCATGCCGGTGGATCCGACGGCGCGCGCGAGCTCCGCCATGacgcggaggaggacggcgtgGGGCACCGGGTCCGGCGACGGGGTGTGCGCGATGATGTGGGTGTAGGCGAGCGGGAAGAGCGCGTCACCCGCGAGGACGGCCATGTCGGTGCCGAAGGCGGCGTGCGTGGAGGGGCGCCCGCGTCGCGTGGGCGCGGCGTCGAAGCACGGCAGGTCGTCGTGCACGAGCGACGCCGCGTGGAGCATCTCgagggccgccgcggccgggagCGCGGCCGAGCGCGGCGCGCCGAGGAGCTCGCAGGCGGCGACGCAGAGCACGGGGGGCGCCCGCTTGGCGGCCCCCTCCTTGCCGGCGCCCGGGAGGACCGCGTAGCGCATGGCGGCGTGGATGCTCTCCGGGGGGCGCATGGGCATCGCGGCGTCGAGCTCGGACTCCACGTCGGCGATCAGGGAGGTCCAGTAGCGGCGCAGATCGAAagaagcggaggcggcgggcgcgtCGGAGGACGCCCGGACGGGGAGCAAGCGGTGGGATCTGGAGGAGGAGGATAGGAGCTTgggcagggggagggggaggaagatggaggagagagccatggcgatggagaaTCCGGGAGGAGGATTGGGGTTCGGATGTGGTTTCCTGAACTTGGGTTCGGATACAATTATTTTTTAGCGTATTATTCTGTAAAAAAATGTTAAAAAATACAGATTTGCTCCTTGTCCAACGTTTGAAATTTGTTTATCCATCAATCGACTTTGTGGCTCGTTGGATTGACGATTAACGCACGAGGGCGCCCCATGTGTTAGTAGATCAACCGGGTCCACACAACAGACATTTTGTCCTCCCGTTAATTGTTACCGTGACCGTGTGCGGCGAGGAGAAATGGATTTGTCCATGTTTCCCTGGCGGGCGAGTGGCCGCCGGACGCGCGGCTTCCTGCTCGGCGCGATGCCGGCGCGTGTGCGTCGCTCCCCCGCCCGGCGAGTCGGCCGCCAGGCGCGCGGCCACATGCTCCGCGCGACGCGGGCGCGTGGGCTCCCCGCCCCGCTCACGGCTCCCACGCCATTATGTTGCGACCTCCCCACTCCGTTGATTCTTCTGCCTGGACCGACCCGCCCCGCTCCCATCCCACATTCAGGTAATCGACTCGACGGCTCATTCTCTTCTAATCCATCCTCCAATCGGCCTCCCAGATCTGTGCGGTTGCACGGAGGTAGGTGATAGGACTTCTAGGGTTAGGGTAGGTCCTATTTTTTCTAGATTAGGCGTGCAGGACAGCAATGGTAAGGTGGCAATAGTGTTTGTGATTTACTACATCCATTTCTCTGTATGTTTTGTGATCAATTCAGGGAGGGCTGTGGAATGAAAGGATTCGTCAATAAATCTCGTGAGTGGTAGAGTCGTGTTCGATTGCCTAATTGCTTTCTCTATGAGTGTGTTTCTGTGTGTGGTTgtgatatttttcattttttatgcaAGTTCgtaatttatgccttggatagtGTTCCCTAGATGCTCAGATAGCTGTTGTAGTTATGCTGTTGAGTTCATCTATCTTGTAGCACCCTATTGAGCTCAGCTGTGGTTGTGATGTTTAGAGTATTGTTCAACACTTGCTGATTTAATGTACCTCGTGCAAACCCCCACAGAGCTATGTATATGAGAATTTTGCAATGTGCAGCTAGGATTTTTTTTACTCTGCTTGGGTCACATGCGTGCAAGTAATCGAGTAGAACACtacttcctctttttgattcgattgggtgcattaagaaattttggctgtcagaaaaatttctagaaatattgtATATTGATGGTTCTTTCTCTTTCTGATTAGAAGATTCCTCCTTTTTGCAATTCCCATGTCTAACAGCTAGTCAGTTTGTGCCATGGAAAGCTTGCATGATAGTTCTACTAAATTCTACAGCAAGAAAATTTTAAAGTGCAATAATATTCCTATATATTTCTGCATTTATTAGATTTATGTGTGTGTGAGTTATTTTGTCAACTaaagttgtgtagtttaatGACATGAGCTTTTCCATTTACTATTCGCTGGTTACTTCTTATCAATGTGTTTACCCAAACCACATACTAAATTTTGCATATTTTTAACTCTGAATATTTATCATATGTAATTACATATTTGGTTATTATTTTCAGAGAGCTTATTACACTACTATAATTGTATGATTCAGCATAAGAAATTATTTTTTCTATCTAGATTGTTATAGAAATGTTTTGTTTTTTCCATATATTTGAAATGGTCTTCCTAGCTTTTCTATCACTAGATATTTTATTGGTAATTTCAAAACTAtggatattattttttttatagatgTGTAGCCTTTTTTATCTAGATGTGTGTCCAACTCAGCTTATAAATTTTTAATGCTTTAGTTGAATTTTGATCAGTTTGGCCTGTTTGGGATCAACTTTTGGCCTGTGATATTTATGAAACAAATCTACATTTGACGGCTAGATACTGCCACACTAGGCAACTTGGCTGTTGTGCTTTTCTCTAaaaatttttttgtttcagaATTTCATGTGGTTTTGGTTATGTTACCTTTCCTGCAGGACCAAGATAAAGGATAAGCTTGGCAAATTAAACAAGGAGAAGTTGCTAGACTTTCATGAACTACTCGATATTTGTGTTTCAAAATCAACAAGGAAGGTTAGTTAGCTAAGCTACTCGATATTCATGTTTAGTAATTACTAATTACTAGTACTTGGCTTGAATCACATATGGGCATATGGCATTACTACCCTTGTTAACTTTGATGTAAGGATCTTCGGGACTACCATATCGTTAGTGACGTTCCCAAAATGATGCCATGATGGTGATTAATGCATTTGCCTGCTGCCTGGAGCTTTTAGATGCCCCTTTCCATGTTAGTTACTAGCTTGTCTTTATGCCGACCTCCTGTTGTAGTCAGAATCAATTTGGGAACCATATTCCAGTAGGGGTTGATCTTTGGGGACTTGTTTCTCGATGACTTGTTTCTATTGCTAGTGATATATAGTGTTCTTGTCGAGGTGAGGTGATTTCAGAATCTGCACGGTATTTACAAATTTGAGAAATTGTTGATTGCATATTATAGCTGCTTCGTAGGGGAGGAAGAGTGAGGCAGTTCAAAATGCTTTGGGTTGTGTCCTTTGATTTTCAATCTGCCGTTGCACATGCGGTTTCTGTGTATGGAAGTCCAATAGGCAAGGGAGAGCAAGTGCTTCCGATCTGTGCCTGATTTTTTTACTTGTGTCTGATTTTTGGTCGCTTAGTGTTACATCTTTGGTGTTCATTATATTTTTGACCGTGTTACTTTTGTGTTCTATTTATGAGGTGTGTACCTAGTCTTAACCA
This window of the Panicum virgatum strain AP13 chromosome 1K, P.virgatum_v5, whole genome shotgun sequence genome carries:
- the LOC120712095 gene encoding heterodimeric geranylgeranyl pyrophosphate synthase small subunit, chloroplastic-like; this encodes MALSSIFLPLPLPKLLSSSSRSHRLLPVRASSDAPAASASFDLRRYWTSLIADVESELDAAMPMRPPESIHAAMRYAVLPGAGKEGAAKRAPPVLCVAACELLGAPRSAALPAAAALEMLHAASLVHDDLPCFDAAPTRRGRPSTHAAFGTDMAVLAGDALFPLAYTHIIAHTPSPDPVPHAVLLRVMAELARAVGSTGMAAGQFLDLAGATALGEAEVMQVLTKKFGEMAECSAACGAMLGGAGPDEEAALRRYGRTIGVLYELVDDIRSASGNGKMRSNASVLRALGMDRALGIVEELKAQAKTEADRFADKYGDRVLPLYSFVDYAAERGFELQDAAAAP
- the LOC120655825 gene encoding mechanosensitive ion channel protein 6-like translates to MTSNVANEALAVDAVRPAAPSGVRPSSAGLLLELGGHGGGGHGGPRARAVEGGAPWPPNRGESCTRARAAGNAGHAIPPPATPLHPRPQIHPQPPTRCPRIPPRPRIPPRPRPRPQISAPQAVRPPWLQSPWPLGPSPPRPARRTRRRPWPRCFSTAVRAASASGLPMLLHRGARGLRVRPPHLLLSRQMDAGLAATLMRRRAGGAALIAATVVKHGCDGAAIVFDEMPHPVDGLSTYAARPPGLWPARRSRCASDASARAPTTHADCLPAHTGRARPDARRRRHKKAAGRWRHAGAPRCSGTSRPARATTAAPEGAGVDPPTRLIGNFLRKQAASGGELSLDPDLDMEELGRAAQLREQPSFSSSLERDARVSFREPQKRRSTSPCSSDSDTDDGRKRGGGDGDDGDVVRCTSSSTAAGAGPLLRAKTRSRLMDPPPQSQPAPAAAPVIDEERKPSIPRTPTKSGQLFSGLMSKKSGPMGGKSGPMDEEEEDPFADEDIPDDFKRGKLDALTVLQWLGLFLVIAALVCSVTIRILSEKKVLGLHLWKWELLVFVLICGRLVSGWVIRIAVFGVERNFLLRKRVLYFVYGMRSAVQNALWLGLVLASWHFMFDKNVQQETNSPVLPYVTKILFCFLVATLIRLVKTLLLKVLALSFLVSTYFDRIQEALFNQYVIETLSGPPLVDENHVLQEVHELQGAGATIPKELRDAVPTKSVSGQRNIQLSGVMPKGEGSKQLSKEKGEGISIDMLHKLNQKNVSAWNMKRLMRIVRFGTLTTMDEQIQQATGEGDESATQIRSEYEAKIAAKKIFNNVATPGSKYIYLSDLMRFMRREEAIKAMNLFEGAQEHNRVSKRSLKNWVVNAFRERKALALTLNDTKTAVNKLNQMANVVVGIVVFALWLFILGIATTHFFVFLSSQILLTVFVFGNTLKTVFEAIVFLFMMHPFDVGDRCEIEDVQMVVEEMNIMTTVFLRYDNLKIYYPNSVLATKPIMNFYRSPDMGEGIDFSIHVATPVEKLALMKERILRYIDNKEEHWYPGAMVVLRDVDDTNKLKVSIWLRHTLNFQDMGMRWVRRELVLQEMIRVLKDLEIEYRMLPLDVNVRTAPPIQSTRMPTTWSYS